One Candidatus Micrarchaeia archaeon DNA segment encodes these proteins:
- a CDS encoding winged helix-turn-helix transcriptional regulator, which yields MKFGTDLQLAILGSPAKVKIMGFLLTDGRQVSENELAQRVGFSQPAVNKALRQLGDLNLIERNKMGNSYVWSLRRQSYAYDAILTLREFFQKPRMPLDYLMETLRRGFGETAVASHAYLIGSVATGHESGKSDVDVLIITRDAKGKSLAQEQAARMHNEVYEKFNALLSVSVVSSAGAEKNPWMKKEEGKIRLW from the coding sequence GATATTGGGTTCTCCGGCAAAAGTCAAGATAATGGGCTTCCTGCTCACCGACGGGAGACAGGTAAGCGAAAACGAGCTTGCCCAAAGGGTGGGATTTTCGCAGCCTGCAGTGAACAAGGCGCTCAGACAACTGGGCGATTTGAACTTAATAGAAAGGAATAAAATGGGGAATTCTTATGTCTGGTCGCTCAGGCGCCAAAGCTATGCATACGATGCGATACTCACCCTACGCGAATTCTTCCAAAAGCCTCGGATGCCGCTTGATTACCTCATGGAGACGCTGAGGCGCGGATTCGGAGAAACTGCAGTGGCATCGCATGCCTACCTCATCGGTTCGGTGGCAACAGGTCACGAAAGCGGCAAAAGCGATGTGGATGTGCTGATAATCACAAGGGATGCGAAGGGCAAGAGCCTGGCGCAGGAGCAGGCAGCCAGGATGCACAACGAAGTATACGAAAAATTCAACGCGCTTCTTTCTGTTTCCGTAGTTTCATCGGCAGGGGCAGAAAAGAATCCCTGGATGAAGAAGGAAGAGGGCAAAATACGCTTATGGTGA